Genomic DNA from Alphaproteobacteria bacterium:
ACAGCTCCGGCACCAAGCGAGCAGCCTTCCCGCCCACCTTTTCATGACACCTCCTCCCCGTCCCACGCCGCGATGCCTCAAGCCCCGTCGCCAGAAACGCTGCGGGCGCGTCTTCCGGCGTCCGGCCCCCGTGTCCAAGGGCCGGCTTTGGCCGCGACGGTCACCCGGTTGAGCGGGGTCAATATCAAAGCGCAAACGGCGCTCGCGAGTGCTGACCCGCCGTCGGCAGAAACCGCGAACGTCAATATGACGCCGATGAAATCAGTCGCCGCTCCATCTCTCTCGCCTCGCGAACCCAGCGAAAGTGAAAATGCGGCCCCAACGACGCAAGGAGCTCGGGGCCAATCGTTGCGCGAAGACGACCCTCTTGAACTCGACGAGCCGATCACTGAGGCCGAAGCGAAACTTCTCGAAGAGGACTCGGGCGATCCGTGGCAAGAGACGGCAGCCTCCAAGGAAAAAAGCGATGACGACCGTGGGTCCGCACGCGCCGGCCGGCTACGTGCGATCGCGGCACTTATACTGATCGCCGCGGGATCGGCGGCTGCCGTCTACTATTGGCCGAATATCGACGCCGCGACCGGTGTCGATAAATTCGTCGATGGGACTGTGTTGAGGGTCGAGCGGACGCTTGAGACCGCCAAATGGCGAGCGATCATCGCAATAAGGTCGAACACTGGGACGAAGGCGGGGCAACCGGTCGAGATGACGGTGCCCGTTGCGCATTCCCCTACTGAAGCAGAGCCAAACGGTGCTACGGCGGCGCAAACTGCGGCAAATCCGGCCGTAGCGAGCACCCCATCCGCTCCGTCGCCGGCTTCAGCTAATGGGGCAGCCGACGAACACGCCTCTGACGCTTCGGGCGAAGTTCCGCCGGTGCCGCAAGCGGCACCGCCGGCACCTGACAGTGGATCGCCGTCAAGCTCAACCAGCGCACAATCCAGAGCCGCGACTGCGGGCATGGCCGACAGCACGCCACCCCAGATCGCCGCCGTGCCGCCGCAGGCAAGTACCGCACCAGCACCTCCGACGACAATGGCGACGCCGCAAACGGATACCGTGGCACTCCCGCCATCGATGAAGGTCAAGGATATCGAAGCGCTCGCCAAAAAAGGGGATGCGCGCGCCCAGCATGATCTCGGGGCACTCTACGCGCGAGGCGACCGCGTGCCCCAAGACTACAGCAAAGCGTTTTATTGGTTCCGAGAGGCCGCACTTCAAGGTGTCGCTTCGGCGCAGTACAATCTCGGCGTTCTCTACGATCGGGGCCTCGGGGTCGAAAAGAATCCCCTCGAGGCGTTGCTCTGGTACCTCAGCGCCGCGGAACAAGGGCACGTTGCCGCTCAATACAATGTCGGAACAGCGTACTCCGACGGAAAGGGCGTGCCAAAAAATTATACCGAGGCTCGCAAGTGGCTGACCAAGGCGGCGGAGCAGGGCCTTGCACAGGCGTCTTACAGCCTCGGCGTCATCAACGAACTTGGGCTTGGCGCGAATGCCGATCCGATCGAGGCCTATGCGTGGTACAAGCTGGCTTCCCGCGGTGGCGAGAGCGACGCGGAAAAACGCCTTGGCGAGGTCGCGGCTACGCTTTCACCCGCGCAGATCGCCGAAGCGAACAAGCGCTACGATGCCGCAGTCGCAAGCATTCCGCTCACACCTGCGGCTCCAGCGGACCGTTTCGCCACACCCCCGTTGCAACATCAGGACTTGCCACCTGCAGCACCGGGCGGAGGTTCGGGTGCGCTGCCATCGCGAAAATCGACGTCACCGCCGGCCGCGTCCGCACAGCCGGTTCCATCGCGCGCGGCACCGGCCCCACTTGCTTCCACACCGTCAGCGACGGTCGACCAGCCATCCGCGGTAATTGCCGATATTCAGCGTTCCCTTGGCGAGCTCGGCTACAACCCAGGCCCCGCAAGCGGCCGCGTCGATCTGCAGACAGCAGCCGCGATTCGCGAATTCCAAAAAGAAGCGGGTCTGCCCGTCGATGGCCAGGCGACGCCTCAGCTCCTCCACTTTATTAAGCAGCTCGCGGGTAAGTCATAGCGAGATCGGCGCCCGTCGCGTTCACGCCGCTGTCGAGCGCCGATGTCCGCTTCAATGACGCCAATCGCAGTACTATCGCTTGCCGCCTGTTTGTCATGATAGGGCGTGCGAGGGAAGAGTCGGAGCCATCGACGTCACAATGAAGCGGCGCTGCATCACTCGCAAGCAAGACAAGAAGTATCGTGCAAAAGACGGCCGGGAGCCACCCACCAGGGAGGCCGCGCGAGCGATTGCGCTGCGCGCGAAGCTGCGCCCTCGTCGTCGAAAAGGCCAAAGCAGGTGGCGCCACTTCCCGACATGCGGGCGAGGCGGCAACCCGGCGCGCCGCGCAACGCGTCGAGGACGTCCCCGATCGCGGGACAGATGCTCATTGCTGGTTCGGTAAGGTCGTTTTGCCGGGACGCAAGAATCCCAGCGAGCGCCCGCGCATCGTATGGAACTTCGGAAAATCGACCCGGTGTTGAAAAGTCGCCCCGGCGCGCCCGAAAGACATCGGGCGTCGCAACGGCGATTCCGGGGTTCACGAGAAGTATCCCGGCAGCCGGTAATGTCGGGCTCGATTCCAGCAATTCGCCAATCCCGCCAACGAACGCCGACCGACCGGCGAGACACATGGGCACGTCAGCACCGAGTGCCAGCGCAATCGCCATCGATTGGTCGACGCTAAGCGACAGATTCCAGAGCTTGGCCAAAGCGCGCAGGGCAGCCGCCGCGTCAGCCGAGCCGCCACCGATGCCCGATGCAACGGGAAGACGCTTCGTAAGCGTAATTGCGGCGCACGGCGTTTGCGGCGCGTATGCGGCCAGTCGCCGTGCTGCGCGTAGTACGAGGTTTTCCGGACCACTCCCGAGTGCCGAACTGAAAGGACCATCGATAGCGAGGGAGAGCTCCGTGGCCGAAGACACGCTCAGCGTATCGTATACGGACACGAACGCGACGAGGCTATCGAGCAGATGATAACCGTCCGCACGTTTGCCGACCACGTGAAGGTACAGATTGACTTTGGCCGCGGCAGCGACGCTAAACGCGCCGAATTTCAACTGTTGTGCTCGCCCGGCTTGCCCGCATCGTTCAAACCGTGGTCGAGCTTCGCCCCGATCTGCCCTACGAGATCCGGCTCGGGCTTAAGGCTTAGTGCGCGGCGCCATTGGAATTGCGCCTCGTTGTAGCGCCCGACGCGCCAATAGGCGTCGCCCAGATGGTCGTTGATCACCGGATCCTCCGGCCTCAGCTCGACCGCGCGCTCGAGGTGGGTGACGGCGCGCTGATAATCGCCCTCGCGATAAAGGACCCATCCCAAACTGTCGACGATATAGCCGTCGTCCGGACGAAGCTGTACTGCGTGCTCGATCATCCCC
This window encodes:
- a CDS encoding peptidoglycan-binding protein, with the translated sequence MAADRRFSIADLDPEAYALAEKAARAAGIGIEEWITRAIVRKMSAIAQTPQKPQAPAKASPSPQPHADMPSDTRLDAHFAPVERSTSTPSIGNVSPAGTSAPLVAEGLVAGATTEPLSEKVLLAALNAVSGSESGASPFPARHSQATPMAAPEIDPTQRHAIQERDTDLALPSGLQSAPPHDLAELKRVLERLGAHNAGPSAVTAPAPSEQPSRPPFHDTSSPSHAAMPQAPSPETLRARLPASGPRVQGPALAATVTRLSGVNIKAQTALASADPPSAETANVNMTPMKSVAAPSLSPREPSESENAAPTTQGARGQSLREDDPLELDEPITEAEAKLLEEDSGDPWQETAASKEKSDDDRGSARAGRLRAIAALILIAAGSAAAVYYWPNIDAATGVDKFVDGTVLRVERTLETAKWRAIIAIRSNTGTKAGQPVEMTVPVAHSPTEAEPNGATAAQTAANPAVASTPSAPSPASANGAADEHASDASGEVPPVPQAAPPAPDSGSPSSSTSAQSRAATAGMADSTPPQIAAVPPQASTAPAPPTTMATPQTDTVALPPSMKVKDIEALAKKGDARAQHDLGALYARGDRVPQDYSKAFYWFREAALQGVASAQYNLGVLYDRGLGVEKNPLEALLWYLSAAEQGHVAAQYNVGTAYSDGKGVPKNYTEARKWLTKAAEQGLAQASYSLGVINELGLGANADPIEAYAWYKLASRGGESDAEKRLGEVAATLSPAQIAEANKRYDAAVASIPLTPAAPADRFATPPLQHQDLPPAAPGGGSGALPSRKSTSPPAASAQPVPSRAAPAPLASTPSATVDQPSAVIADIQRSLGELGYNPGPASGRVDLQTAAAIREFQKEAGLPVDGQATPQLLHFIKQLAGKS
- a CDS encoding 4-(cytidine 5'-diphospho)-2-C-methyl-D-erythritol kinase, which gives rise to MKFGAFSVAAAAKVNLYLHVVGKRADGYHLLDSLVAFVSVYDTLSVSSATELSLAIDGPFSSALGSGPENLVLRAARRLAAYAPQTPCAAITLTKRLPVASGIGGGSADAAAALRALAKLWNLSLSVDQSMAIALALGADVPMCLAGRSAFVGGIGELLESSPTLPAAGILLVNPGIAVATPDVFRARRGDFSTPGRFSEVPYDARALAGILASRQNDLTEPAMSICPAIGDVLDALRGAPGCRLARMSGSGATCFGLFDDEGAASRAAQSLARPPWWVAPGRLLHDTSCLACE